A region of Streptomyces cinnamoneus DNA encodes the following proteins:
- the zwf gene encoding glucose-6-phosphate dehydrogenase: MSSSNPLRDASDRRLPRIAGPSGLVIFGVTGDLSRKKLMPAVYDLANRGLLPPGFSLIGFARRSWVDEDFAEEVYNAVKQHSRTPFREEVWQQLVQGCRFVEGDFDDDEAFDTLRKTIEELDQAQGTGGNFAFYLSVPPKFFPQVVQQLKKHGLAEQKEGTWRRAVIEKPFGHDLKSAQELNRIVHEVFPAEAVFRIDHYLGKETVQNILALRFANTLFEPIWNRSYVDHVQITMAEDIGIGGRAGYYDGIGAARDVIQNHLLQLLALTAMEEPASFDADAVAAEKTKVLGAVRLPKDLGKETVRGQYAHGWQGGEQVVGYLQEEGIDPQSKTDTYAAVKLEIDNRRWAGVPFYLRTGKRLGRRVTEIAVVFQRAPYSPFDQTATEELGQNALVIRVQPDEGVTVRFGSKVPGTSMEVRDVSMDFAYGESFTESSPEAYERLILDVLLGESNLFPRLKEVELSWQILDPIEVYWDKHGKPAQYPAGTWGPVEADEMLARDGRSWRRP; encoded by the coding sequence TTGAGCAGCAGCAATCCGCTGCGTGACGCATCGGACCGACGGCTCCCGCGCATCGCGGGGCCGTCGGGCCTGGTCATCTTTGGCGTCACGGGCGATTTGTCCCGGAAAAAGCTGATGCCGGCGGTCTACGACCTGGCCAACCGGGGTCTGCTGCCGCCGGGCTTCTCGCTGATCGGCTTCGCCCGCCGCTCATGGGTGGACGAGGACTTCGCGGAGGAGGTGTACAACGCCGTCAAGCAGCACTCCCGCACGCCCTTCCGCGAGGAGGTCTGGCAGCAGCTGGTGCAGGGCTGCCGCTTCGTCGAGGGCGACTTCGACGACGACGAGGCGTTCGACACCCTCCGCAAGACCATCGAGGAGCTGGACCAGGCGCAGGGCACGGGCGGCAACTTCGCCTTCTACCTGTCGGTGCCGCCGAAGTTCTTCCCCCAGGTCGTCCAGCAGCTCAAGAAGCACGGTCTGGCCGAGCAGAAGGAGGGCACCTGGCGGCGCGCCGTCATCGAGAAGCCCTTCGGCCACGACCTGAAGAGCGCCCAGGAGCTCAACCGGATCGTCCACGAGGTCTTCCCGGCCGAGGCGGTCTTCCGCATCGACCACTACCTGGGCAAGGAGACGGTCCAGAACATCCTGGCCCTGCGGTTCGCCAACACCCTCTTCGAACCGATCTGGAACCGGTCCTACGTCGACCACGTGCAGATCACCATGGCCGAGGACATCGGCATCGGCGGCCGCGCCGGCTACTACGACGGCATCGGCGCCGCCCGTGACGTCATCCAGAACCACCTGCTCCAGCTGCTCGCGCTGACCGCCATGGAGGAGCCCGCCTCCTTCGACGCCGACGCCGTGGCCGCGGAGAAGACCAAGGTGCTGGGCGCCGTCCGGCTGCCGAAGGACCTCGGCAAGGAGACCGTGCGCGGCCAGTACGCGCACGGCTGGCAGGGCGGCGAGCAGGTCGTCGGCTACCTCCAGGAAGAGGGCATCGACCCGCAGTCGAAGACCGACACCTACGCCGCGGTGAAGCTGGAGATCGACAACCGCCGCTGGGCGGGCGTCCCCTTCTACCTGCGCACCGGCAAGCGGCTCGGCCGCCGCGTCACCGAGATCGCGGTCGTCTTCCAGCGCGCCCCCTACTCCCCCTTCGACCAGACCGCCACGGAGGAGCTGGGGCAGAACGCCCTGGTCATCCGGGTGCAGCCGGACGAGGGTGTGACCGTGCGGTTCGGCTCCAAGGTGCCGGGCACCTCGATGGAGGTCCGGGACGTCTCGATGGACTTCGCCTACGGCGAGTCCTTCACCGAGTCCAGCCCCGAGGCCTACGAGCGGCTCATCCTCGACGTCCTGCTGGGCGAGTCGAACCTCTTCCCCCGCCTGAAGGAGGTCGAGCTCTCCTGGCAGATCCTCGACCCCATCGAGGTGTACTGGGACAAGCACGGCAAGCCCGCGCAGTACCCGGCCGGCACCTGGGGGCCGGTCGAGGCGGACGAGATGCTCGCACGAGACGGACGGAGCTGGCGCCGGCCATGA
- the opcA gene encoding glucose-6-phosphate dehydrogenase assembly protein OpcA, whose product MKMDLTDTTASKINQALVEGRRAIGTPAIGMVLTLVIVTDEEHAYDALKAANEASREHPSRKLVVIKRVSRSPRDRAQARLDAEVRVGTSAGTGETVVLRLYGEVIDHAQSVVLPLLLPDAPVVVWWPVASPPNPEKDPLGALGQRRVTDTYAAEDPVAELSARAANYTPGDTDLAWTRITPWRSMLAAALDQQPGIEVLSAEVEGEAYNPSGELLAMWLADRLGVTARRTVSDGPGLTAVRLETKSGVVTLDRPDGSLATLAMRGQPDRAVALKRRDTAELLAEELRRLDPDLIYESALKYGVERLGEPVSAAPAAAGGSAQESPAGDAEAAAPAETPEGKAAPAKKSSGKKAAAK is encoded by the coding sequence ATGAAGATGGATCTCACGGACACCACGGCCAGCAAGATCAACCAGGCCCTGGTCGAGGGGCGCCGCGCCATCGGCACCCCCGCCATCGGCATGGTGCTCACCCTGGTCATCGTCACCGACGAGGAGCACGCCTACGACGCGCTCAAGGCGGCCAACGAGGCATCCCGCGAGCACCCTTCGCGCAAGCTCGTCGTCATCAAGCGCGTCAGCCGCTCGCCCCGCGACCGCGCCCAGGCCCGCCTGGACGCCGAGGTGCGCGTCGGCACGTCCGCCGGCACCGGTGAGACGGTGGTGCTGCGGCTGTACGGCGAGGTCATAGACCACGCCCAGTCGGTGGTGCTGCCCCTGCTGCTGCCGGACGCCCCCGTGGTCGTCTGGTGGCCGGTCGCCTCTCCGCCCAACCCGGAGAAGGACCCGCTCGGCGCGCTCGGCCAGCGCCGGGTCACCGACACCTACGCCGCCGAGGACCCGGTCGCGGAGCTCTCGGCCCGTGCCGCGAACTACACGCCGGGCGACACCGACCTGGCCTGGACCCGGATCACGCCGTGGCGCTCGATGCTCGCGGCCGCCCTGGACCAGCAGCCGGGCATCGAGGTCCTCTCGGCCGAGGTCGAGGGCGAGGCCTACAACCCCAGCGGCGAGCTGCTGGCCATGTGGCTCGCGGACCGGCTGGGCGTCACCGCCCGGCGGACCGTCTCCGACGGCCCCGGCCTCACGGCCGTCCGCCTGGAGACCAAGAGCGGCGTCGTCACCCTGGACCGCCCGGACGGCTCCCTGGCCACGCTCGCCATGCGCGGCCAGCCGGACCGCGCGGTGGCGCTCAAGCGCCGGGACACCGCCGAGCTGCTCGCGGAGGAGCTGCGCCGGCTCGACCCGGACCTCATCTACGAGTCGGCGCTGAAGTACGGCGTGGAGCGGCTCGGCGAGCCGGTTTCGGCGGCCCCGGCGGCCGCCGGCGGGAGCGCCCAGGAGTCCCCGGCGGGTGACGCGGAGGCGGCGGCCCCCGCCGAGACCCCTGAGGGCAAGGCCGCCCCCGCGAAGAAGTCCTCCGGCAAGAAGGCGGCGGCCAAGTGA
- the pgl gene encoding 6-phosphogluconolactonase → MTTPQVVVHRDKELMAQAAAARLITKIVDAQAARGSASVVLTGGRNGNGLLAALAAAPARDAVDWSRLDLWWGDERFLPEGDPERNATQAREALLDAVDLDPARVHYMPAADGTHDDADAAAEAYAAELAAAARPEDHGPVPAFDVLLLGVGPDTHVASLFPELPGVRETERTVVGVHGAPKPPPTRVSLTLPAIRAAREVWLLAAGEDKAGAVAVALSGAGEVQAPAAGAYGRSRTLWLLDQAAAARLPRDLYPPASP, encoded by the coding sequence GTGACCACGCCCCAGGTCGTCGTCCACCGGGACAAGGAGCTGATGGCCCAGGCCGCGGCGGCCCGGCTGATCACGAAGATCGTGGACGCCCAGGCCGCGCGCGGCTCGGCCTCCGTCGTCCTCACCGGCGGGCGCAACGGCAACGGGCTGCTCGCGGCCCTGGCCGCCGCGCCCGCCCGGGACGCGGTCGACTGGTCCCGCCTCGACCTGTGGTGGGGCGACGAGCGGTTCCTGCCCGAGGGCGACCCGGAGCGCAACGCCACGCAGGCGCGTGAGGCACTGCTGGACGCGGTGGACCTGGACCCGGCGCGGGTCCACTACATGCCCGCCGCGGACGGCACGCACGACGACGCGGACGCGGCCGCGGAGGCCTACGCGGCCGAGCTGGCCGCGGCGGCCCGGCCCGAGGACCACGGTCCCGTGCCGGCCTTCGACGTCCTGCTGCTGGGCGTCGGTCCGGACACCCACGTCGCCTCGCTGTTCCCCGAGCTCCCGGGCGTCCGGGAGACCGAGCGCACGGTCGTCGGCGTCCACGGCGCGCCGAAGCCCCCGCCGACCCGGGTCTCCCTGACCCTGCCGGCGATCCGGGCGGCGCGGGAGGTGTGGCTGCTGGCGGCCGGAGAGGACAAGGCCGGGGCGGTCGCGGTCGCGCTGAGCGGTGCGGGTGAGGTGCAGGCTCCGGCGGCCGGGGCGTACGGCCGCAGCCGCACGCTGTGGCTCCTCGACCAGGCCGCGGCGGCCCGCCTGCCCCGCGACCTCTACCCGCCGGCGTCGCCCTGA
- the pgi gene encoding glucose-6-phosphate isomerase — protein sequence MNAEGRGRLDQTPEWHALAKHRDELGEVHLRELFASDPGRAEKFSLSVGDLHLDYSKHLVTDETLRLLRELAASAGVAQLRDAMFRGERINTTEDRAVLHTALRAPESADVEVDGENVVPAVHAVLRKMQVFSDRVRSGDWKGHTGKPIKNVVNIGIGGSDLGPAMAYEALRAYTARDLTFRFVSNVDGADLHEALHDLDAEETLFIVASKTFTTIETITNATSARNWLLTELRAGEEAVAKHFVALSTNEEKVAAFGIDTANMFEFWDWVGGRYSFDSAIGLSLMIAIGPDRFREMLAGFHLVDEHFRTAPPEENAPLLLGLLGIWYGNFHDAQSHAVLPYSHYLSKFAAYLQQLDMESNGKSVDREGRPVSWQTGPVVWGTPGTNGQHAYYQLIHQGTKLIPADLLGFAKPVDDLQPGLVAQHDLLMANLFAQGQALAFGKTPEEVAAEGVPAELVPHKTFRGNHPTTTILASELSPSVLGQLIALYEHKVFVQGAVWNIDSFDQWGVELGKVLAKRVEPALTEGAEVPGLDASTAALVSRYRELRGR from the coding sequence ATGAACGCTGAAGGCCGCGGCCGGCTCGACCAGACGCCTGAATGGCACGCGCTGGCCAAGCACCGGGACGAGTTGGGGGAGGTGCACCTGCGCGAGCTGTTCGCGAGCGACCCCGGGCGGGCCGAGAAGTTCTCCCTGTCCGTCGGCGACCTCCACCTGGACTACTCCAAGCACCTCGTCACCGACGAGACCCTGCGGCTGCTGCGTGAGCTGGCGGCCTCGGCCGGCGTGGCGCAGCTGCGGGACGCCATGTTCCGGGGCGAGAGGATCAACACGACGGAGGACCGCGCGGTCCTGCACACCGCCCTGCGCGCCCCCGAGTCGGCCGACGTCGAGGTCGACGGGGAGAACGTCGTCCCCGCCGTGCACGCCGTCCTGAGGAAGATGCAGGTCTTCTCCGACCGCGTGCGTTCGGGGGACTGGAAGGGCCACACCGGAAAGCCCATCAAGAACGTCGTCAACATCGGCATCGGCGGCTCCGACCTCGGCCCGGCCATGGCGTACGAGGCGCTGCGCGCCTACACCGCCCGGGACCTGACGTTCCGTTTCGTCTCCAACGTGGACGGCGCGGACCTGCACGAGGCCCTGCACGACCTGGACGCCGAGGAGACGCTCTTCATCGTCGCCTCGAAGACCTTCACCACGATCGAGACCATCACCAACGCGACCTCGGCCCGCAACTGGCTGCTGACGGAGCTGCGCGCCGGTGAGGAGGCGGTGGCCAAGCACTTCGTGGCGCTGTCGACGAACGAGGAGAAGGTCGCCGCGTTCGGCATCGACACGGCCAACATGTTCGAGTTCTGGGACTGGGTCGGCGGCCGCTACTCCTTCGACTCGGCCATCGGGCTCTCCCTGATGATCGCCATCGGCCCGGACCGCTTCCGCGAGATGCTGGCCGGCTTCCACCTCGTCGACGAGCACTTCCGCACCGCCCCGCCCGAGGAGAACGCCCCGCTCCTGCTGGGCCTGCTGGGCATCTGGTACGGCAACTTCCACGACGCCCAGTCGCACGCGGTGCTGCCCTACAGCCACTACCTGTCGAAGTTCGCGGCCTACCTCCAGCAGCTGGACATGGAGTCCAACGGCAAGTCCGTGGACCGCGAGGGCCGGCCCGTCTCCTGGCAGACCGGCCCGGTCGTCTGGGGCACGCCCGGCACGAACGGCCAGCACGCCTACTACCAGTTGATCCACCAGGGCACGAAGCTGATCCCGGCGGACCTGCTGGGCTTCGCCAAGCCGGTGGACGACCTGCAGCCCGGACTCGTGGCCCAGCACGACCTGCTGATGGCCAATCTGTTCGCGCAGGGGCAGGCGCTCGCCTTCGGCAAGACGCCGGAGGAGGTCGCGGCGGAGGGCGTCCCGGCGGAGCTGGTGCCGCACAAGACGTTCCGCGGCAACCACCCGACGACGACGATCCTGGCGAGCGAGCTGAGCCCGTCCGTGCTGGGGCAGCTCATCGCGCTCTACGAGCACAAGGTGTTCGTCCAGGGTGCCGTCTGGAACATCGACTCCTTCGACCAGTGGGGCGTCGAGCTGGGCAAGGTCCTCGCGAAGCGGGTCGAGCCGGCGCTGACGGAGGGCGCGGAGGTTCCGGGACTCGACGCGTCGACGGCGGCGCTCGTCTCGCGGTACCGCGAGCTGCGGGGACGCTAG
- a CDS encoding RNA polymerase-binding protein RbpA, translating to MASGNAIRGSRVGAGPMGEAERGESAPRLRISFWCSNGHETQPSFASDAQVPDTWDCPRCGFPAGQDRDNPPDPPRTEPYKTHLAYVRERRSDADGEAILAEALAKLRGEI from the coding sequence GTGGCAAGTGGCAACGCGATCCGAGGAAGCCGGGTCGGTGCGGGGCCGATGGGGGAGGCCGAGCGGGGCGAGTCCGCGCCGCGCCTCCGCATCTCCTTCTGGTGTTCCAACGGGCACGAGACGCAGCCGAGCTTCGCCAGCGACGCACAGGTGCCGGACACCTGGGACTGCCCGCGTTGCGGCTTCCCGGCCGGCCAGGACCGGGACAACCCCCCGGACCCGCCGCGTACCGAGCCGTACAAGACCCACCTCGCGTACGTCCGCGAGCGGCGGAGCGACGCCGACGGGGAGGCGATCCTCGCCGAGGCGCTCGCCAAGCTCCGCGGGGAGATCTGA
- the secG gene encoding preprotein translocase subunit SecG, whose protein sequence is MVIGFSIALIVFSLLIMMLVLMHKGKGGGLSDMFGGGMQSSVGGSSVAERNLDRITIVIGVLWFACIVALGLLMKLDS, encoded by the coding sequence GTGGTCATCGGGTTCTCGATCGCCCTCATCGTCTTCAGCTTGCTGATCATGATGCTGGTGCTCATGCACAAGGGGAAGGGCGGCGGCCTGTCCGACATGTTCGGCGGCGGCATGCAGTCCTCCGTCGGCGGCTCCTCGGTCGCCGAGCGCAACCTCGACCGGATCACGATCGTGATCGGTGTGCTGTGGTTCGCGTGCATTGTCGCTCTCGGCCTGCTGATGAAGCTCGACAGCTGA
- the tpiA gene encoding triose-phosphate isomerase, whose product MSARTPLMAGNWKMNLNHLEAIAHVQKLAFALADKDYEATEVAVLPPFTDLRSVQTLVDGDKLKIKYGAQDISAYDSGAYTGEISGAMLAKLKCTYVAVGHSERRQYHGETDELCNAKVKAAFRHGLTPILCVGEGLDVRKAGQQVPHTLAQVDGALKDVPAEQAESIVIAYEPVWAIGTGEVATPEDAQEVCGAIRARLVELYSQELAEKVRIQYGGSVKSGNIAAIMAQPDVDGALVGGAALDADDFVKIVRFRDQ is encoded by the coding sequence GTGAGTGCACGTACCCCGCTGATGGCGGGCAACTGGAAGATGAACCTCAACCACCTTGAGGCCATCGCGCACGTCCAGAAGCTCGCCTTCGCCCTCGCGGACAAGGACTACGAGGCCACCGAGGTCGCCGTCCTGCCGCCGTTCACCGACCTGCGCTCGGTGCAGACCCTGGTCGACGGCGACAAGCTGAAGATCAAGTACGGCGCCCAGGACATCTCGGCGTACGACTCCGGCGCGTACACCGGCGAGATCTCCGGTGCGATGCTCGCCAAGCTCAAGTGCACCTACGTCGCCGTCGGGCACTCCGAGCGCCGTCAGTACCACGGTGAGACGGACGAGCTCTGCAACGCCAAGGTGAAGGCCGCCTTCCGGCACGGGCTCACCCCGATCCTGTGCGTCGGCGAGGGCCTGGACGTCCGCAAGGCCGGCCAGCAGGTCCCGCACACCCTCGCCCAGGTCGACGGCGCCCTGAAGGACGTCCCGGCCGAGCAGGCCGAGAGCATCGTCATCGCCTACGAGCCCGTCTGGGCCATCGGCACCGGCGAGGTCGCCACCCCCGAGGACGCCCAGGAGGTCTGCGGGGCCATCCGCGCCCGCCTGGTCGAGCTGTACAGCCAGGAGCTGGCCGAGAAGGTCCGCATCCAGTACGGCGGCTCGGTCAAGTCGGGCAACATCGCCGCGATCATGGCGCAGCCCGACGTGGACGGCGCCCTGGTGGGCGGCGCCGCCCTGGACGCGGACGACTTCGTCAAGATCGTGCGCTTCCGCGACCAGTAG
- a CDS encoding phosphoglycerate kinase yields the protein MKTIDELIQGGIGGKRVFVRADLNVPLEGTTITDDGRIRAVAPTIAKLAEAGAKVIVASHLGRPKGAPDPQFSLAPAAQRLGEILGKNVSFATDTVGDSAKATVAALADGEVTLLENLRFNAGETSKDDAERGAFADALASLADLYVGDGFGAVHRKHASVFDLPARLPHAAGDLIATEVGVLKKLTDEVQRPYVVVLGGAKVSDKLGVIDNLLEKADRILIGGGMSYTFLKAKGHEVGISLLQEDQIPVCLEYLARAEKRGVEFVLPVDVLVSADFPDLKTKAPANPDTVASDAIPADKEGLDIGPKTRELYASKLADAGTVFWNGPMGVFEHPDYANGTKAVAQALLDSDGFTVVGGGDSAAAVRILGFDENAFGHISTGGGASLEYLEGKTLPGLAALED from the coding sequence ATGAAGACGATCGACGAACTCATCCAGGGCGGCATCGGGGGCAAGCGCGTCTTCGTACGCGCCGACCTCAACGTGCCCCTCGAGGGCACCACCATCACCGACGACGGCCGCATCCGCGCCGTCGCGCCGACGATCGCCAAGCTCGCCGAGGCGGGCGCCAAGGTGATCGTCGCCTCCCACCTGGGCCGTCCCAAGGGCGCCCCGGACCCCCAGTTCTCCCTCGCCCCGGCCGCGCAGCGGCTCGGCGAGATCCTGGGCAAGAACGTCTCGTTCGCCACCGACACGGTCGGTGACAGCGCGAAGGCCACCGTCGCCGCTCTGGCCGACGGCGAGGTCACGCTGCTGGAGAACCTCCGTTTCAACGCGGGCGAGACCAGCAAGGACGACGCCGAGCGCGGCGCCTTCGCCGACGCGCTCGCATCGCTGGCCGACCTCTACGTGGGCGACGGCTTCGGCGCCGTCCACCGCAAGCACGCCTCGGTCTTCGACCTGCCGGCGCGCCTGCCGCACGCCGCGGGCGACCTCATCGCCACCGAGGTCGGCGTCCTGAAGAAGCTCACCGACGAGGTCCAGCGGCCCTACGTCGTGGTCCTCGGCGGGGCCAAGGTCTCCGACAAGCTCGGCGTCATCGACAACCTGCTGGAGAAGGCCGACCGCATCCTCATCGGCGGCGGCATGTCGTACACCTTCCTCAAGGCCAAGGGCCACGAGGTCGGCATCTCCCTGCTCCAGGAGGACCAGATCCCGGTCTGCCTGGAGTACCTGGCGCGCGCCGAGAAGCGCGGCGTGGAGTTCGTCCTCCCCGTCGACGTCCTGGTCTCCGCCGACTTCCCGGACCTGAAGACCAAGGCCCCGGCCAACCCGGACACCGTCGCCTCGGACGCCATCCCGGCGGACAAGGAGGGCCTGGACATCGGCCCGAAGACCCGGGAGCTCTACGCCTCGAAGCTCGCCGACGCGGGCACGGTCTTCTGGAACGGCCCGATGGGCGTCTTCGAGCACCCCGACTACGCGAACGGCACCAAGGCCGTCGCGCAGGCCCTCCTCGACTCGGACGGCTTCACCGTCGTCGGTGGTGGCGACTCGGCCGCCGCCGTGCGCATCCTTGGCTTTGACGAGAACGCTTTCGGCCATATCTCGACCGGCGGTGGCGCCAGCCTCGAATACCTCGAAGGCAAGACGCTCCCCGGCCTCGCCGCACTGGAGGACTGA
- the gap gene encoding type I glyceraldehyde-3-phosphate dehydrogenase → MTIRVGINGFGRIGRNYFRALLEQGADIEIVGVNDLTDNATLVHLLKYDSILGRLKQEVSHTDDTITVGSQTFKTMAERDPAALPWGELGADIVIESTGIFTKREDAAKHLAAGAKKVLISAPAKGEDITIVMGVNQDKYDAANHHVISNASCTTNCVAPMAKVLDENFGIVKGMMTTVHAYTNDQRILDFPHSDLRRARAAAENIIPTSTGAAKATALVLPQLKGKLDGIAMRVPVPTGSVTDLVLELDREASKDEINAAFQKAAEGQLKGVLEYTEDPIVSSDIVNWPASCTFDSSLTMVQGKQVKVVGWYDNEWGYSNRLVDLTVFVGGQL, encoded by the coding sequence GTGACGATCCGCGTAGGCATCAACGGCTTTGGCCGTATCGGTCGTAACTACTTCCGCGCGCTCCTGGAGCAGGGTGCGGACATCGAGATCGTCGGTGTCAACGACCTGACCGACAATGCCACCCTGGTCCACCTGCTGAAGTACGACTCGATCCTGGGTCGTCTCAAGCAGGAGGTCAGCCACACCGACGACACGATCACCGTCGGTTCGCAGACCTTCAAGACGATGGCTGAGCGTGACCCGGCCGCCCTTCCGTGGGGCGAGCTCGGTGCCGACATCGTCATCGAGTCCACCGGCATCTTCACCAAGCGTGAGGACGCTGCCAAGCACCTCGCCGCCGGCGCCAAGAAGGTCCTGATCTCCGCGCCCGCCAAGGGCGAGGACATCACCATCGTCATGGGCGTCAACCAGGACAAGTACGACGCGGCCAACCACCACGTCATCTCCAACGCCTCCTGCACCACCAACTGCGTGGCGCCGATGGCCAAGGTCCTCGACGAGAACTTCGGCATCGTCAAGGGCATGATGACGACGGTCCACGCGTACACCAACGACCAGCGCATCCTGGACTTCCCGCACTCCGACCTGCGTCGCGCCCGTGCCGCCGCGGAGAACATCATCCCGACCTCGACCGGTGCCGCCAAGGCCACCGCCCTGGTCCTCCCGCAGCTCAAGGGCAAGCTGGACGGCATCGCCATGCGCGTCCCGGTCCCGACCGGCTCGGTCACCGACCTCGTCCTGGAGCTGGACCGCGAGGCCAGCAAGGACGAGATCAACGCCGCCTTCCAGAAGGCCGCCGAGGGTCAGCTCAAGGGTGTCCTCGAGTACACCGAGGACCCGATCGTCTCCTCGGACATCGTCAACTGGCCGGCCTCCTGCACCTTCGACTCCTCCCTGACCATGGTCCAGGGCAAGCAGGTCAAGGTCGTCGGCTGGTACGACAACGAGTGGGGCTACTCCAACCGCCTGGTGGACCTGACCGTCTTCGTCGGCGGGCAGCTCTGA